Proteins encoded in a region of the Zea mays cultivar B73 chromosome 2, Zm-B73-REFERENCE-NAM-5.0, whole genome shotgun sequence genome:
- the LOC542508 gene encoding barley mlo defense gene homolog 3 isoform X1 — MSEEATLEDTPTWIVASVCSVIVLISFVFERALHHLGKALERRRKTLYEALLKLKEELMLLGFVSLLLVVSQDLIQKICIDDSLMEHWMPCRGASATASAHYGVSSSSSSSAVGGGRRMLKGGGAAFGHCSSKGKVPLLSLHALEQVHIFIFVLAITQVVLSVATVLLGLLQMRIWMHWENTIQQEGSSAPKMIARVQKIRFIQDRCKGYEKAAWVIIWLRSFFKQFYGSVSNDDYIAMRLGFVMEHFRGHPKFNFYDYMIKALEKDFKRVVSIKWYYWIFVMIFLLLNVTGWHSYFWISLVPLALLLLIGTKLEHIINRLAYEVASKHAAGQGEGGIVVSPSDELFWFRSPRLVLVLIHFILFQNAFEFAYFFWTLAMFGANSCIMDSLGYSVSRIIICVVVQVLCSYSTLPLYAIVSHMGSSFKSAVFADDVADNLRGWADGARRRVRRSATGVDASCLGTPAAAGRGWEGAAGWRLIAGRPSRPTQQPRSISF; from the exons ATGTCGGAGGAGGCGACGCTGGAGGACACGCCTACGTGGATCGTGGCGTCCGTGTGCTCCGTCATCGTCCTCATCTCCTTCGTCTTCGAGCGCGCGCTCCACCACCTCGGCAAG GCACTGGAGCGCCGGAGGAAGACCCTGTACGAGGCGCTGCTAAAGCTCAAAGAAG AGCTCATGCTGCTGGGCTTCGTCTCGCTGCTCCTCGTCGTCTCCCAGGACTTGATACAGAAGATCTGCATCGACGACAGCCTCATGGAGCACTGGATGCCGTGCCGGGGTGCGAGCGCCACCGCCTCGGCTCATTACggtgtctcctcctcctcctcctcctccgcggTCGGTGGCGGGAGGAGGATGCTCAAAGGCGGCGGGGCAGCTTTCGGGCACTGTTCAAGCAAG GGAAAAGTCCCGTTGCTATCACTTCACGCCTTGGAGCAGGTACACATTTTCATCTTCGTCCTAGCTATCACGCAAGTCGTTCTCAGCGTCGCCACCGTCCTCCTGGGACTTCTGCAG ATGCGGATATGGATGCACTGGGAGAACACCATTCAGCAAGAGGGCAGCTCTG CTCCCAAGATGATCGCCCGTGTGCAGAAAATCAGGTTCATCCAGGACCGGTGTAAGGGGTACGAGAAGGCCGCCTGGGTTATAATATGGctg CGTTCTTTCTTCAAACAGTTCTACGGATCAGTGTCCAACGACGACTACATTGCGATGAGACTCGGTTTCGTCATG GAGCACTTTAGGGGGCACCCCAAGTTCAACTTTTACGACTACATGATCAAAGCTCTCGAGAAAGATTTCAAGCGAGTAGTTAGTATAAA ATGGTATTACTGGATTTTTGTGATGATCTTTCTGCTGCTCAATGTCACCG GGTGGCACTCCTACTTCTGGATCTCATTAGTTCCACTGGCT CTGCTGCTTCTGATTGGGACGAAGCTGGAGCACATCATAAACAGGCTGGCCTACGAGGTGGCCTCGAAGCACGCCGCCGGGCAAGGCGAAGGGGGCATCGTGGTGAGCCCTTCGGACGAGCTGTTCTGGTTCCGCAGCCCACGGCTGGTGCTCGTGCTCATCCACTTCATCCTGTTCCAGAACGCGTTCGAGTTCGCGTATTTCTTCTGGACACTG GCGATGTTCGGCGCCAACTCCTGCATCATGGACAGTCTAGGATACAGCGTCTCGCGAATCATCATATG CGTCGTCGTCCAGGTGCTCTGCAGCTACAGCACACTCCCGCTCTACGCCATCGTGTCCCAT ATGGGGAGTTCGTTCAAGAGCGCTGTGTTCGCGGACGACGTCGCCGACAATCTCAGAGGGTGGGCCGACGGCGCCCGGAGGCGCGTGCGGAGATCTGCCACGGGTGTCGACGCCAGTTGCCTGGGTACGCCGGCGGCGGCGGGACGGGGCTGGGAAGGCGCCGCCGGCTGGAGATTGATTGCCGGGAGGCCGAGCCGCCCAACTCAGCAGCCTCGGAGCATCTCCTTCTGA
- the LOC542508 gene encoding barley mlo defense gene homolog 3 (The RefSeq protein has 1 substitution compared to this genomic sequence) — protein sequence MSEEATLEDTPTWIVASVCSVIVLISFVFERALHHLGKALERRRKTLYEALLKLKEELMLLGFVSLLLVVSQDLIQKICIDDSLMEHWMPCRGASATASAHYGVSSSSSSSAVGGGRRMLKGGGAAFGHCSSKGKVPLLSLHALEQVHIFIFVLAITQVVLSVATVLLGLLQMRIWMHWENTIQQEGSSAPKMIARVQKIRFIQDRCKGYEKAAWVIIWLRSFFKQFYGSVSNDDYIAMRLGFVMEHFRGHPKFNFYDYMIKALEKDFKRVVSIKWYYWIFVMIFLLLNVTGWHSYFWISLVPLALLLLIGTKLEHIINRLAYEVASKHAAGQGEGGIVVSPSDELFWFRSPRLVLVLIHFILFQNAFEFAYFFWTLAMFGANSCIMDSLGYSVSRIIICVVVQVLCSYSTLPLYAIVSHMGSSFKSAVFVDDVADNLRGWADGARRRVRRSATGVDASCLGTPAAAGRGWEGAAGWRLIAGRPSRPTQQPRSISF from the exons ATGTCGGAGGAGGCGACGCTGGAGGACACGCCTACGTGGATCGTGGCGTCCGTGTGCTCCGTCATCGTCCTCATCTCCTTCGTCTTCGAGCGCGCGCTCCACCACCTCGGCAAG GCACTGGAGCGCCGGAGGAAGACCCTGTACGAGGCGCTGCTAAAGCTCAAAGAAG AGCTCATGCTGCTGGGCTTCGTCTCGCTGCTCCTCGTCGTCTCCCAGGACTTGATACAGAAGATCTGCATCGACGACAGCCTCATGGAGCACTGGATGCCGTGCCGGGGTGCGAGCGCCACCGCCTCGGCTCATTACggtgtctcctcctcctcctcctcctccgcggTCGGTGGCGGGAGGAGGATGCTCAAAGGCGGCGGGGCAGCTTTCGGGCACTGTTCAAGCAAG GGAAAAGTCCCGTTGCTATCACTTCACGCCTTGGAGCAGGTACACATTTTCATCTTCGTCCTAGCTATCACGCAAGTCGTTCTCAGCGTCGCCACCGTCCTCCTGGGACTTCTGCAG ATGCGGATATGGATGCACTGGGAGAACACCATTCAGCAAGAGGGCAGCTCTG CTCCCAAGATGATCGCCCGTGTGCAGAAAATCAGGTTCATCCAGGACCGGTGTAAGGGGTACGAGAAGGCCGCCTGGGTTATAATATGGctg CGTTCTTTCTTCAAACAGTTCTACGGATCAGTGTCCAACGACGACTACATTGCGATGAGACTCGGTTTCGTCATG GAGCACTTTAGGGGGCACCCCAAGTTCAACTTTTACGACTACATGATCAAAGCTCTCGAGAAAGATTTCAAGCGAGTAGTTAGTATAAA ATGGTATTACTGGATTTTTGTGATGATCTTTCTGCTGCTCAATGTCACCG GGTGGCACTCCTACTTCTGGATCTCATTAGTTCCACTGGCT CTGCTGCTTCTGATTGGGACGAAGCTGGAGCACATCATAAACAGGCTGGCCTACGAGGTGGCCTCGAAGCACGCCGCCGGGCAAGGCGAAGGGGGCATCGTGGTGAGCCCTTCGGACGAGCTGTTCTGGTTCCGCAGCCCACGGCTGGTGCTCGTGCTCATCCACTTCATCCTGTTCCAGAACGCGTTCGAGTTCGCGTATTTCTTCTGGACACTG GCGATGTTCGGCGCCAACTCCTGCATCATGGACAGTCTAGGATACAGCGTCTCGCGAATCATCATATG CGTCGTCGTCCAGGTGCTCTGCAGCTACAGCACACTCCCGCTCTACGCCATCGTGTCCCAT ATGGGGAGTTCGTTCAAGAGCGCTGTGTTCGCGGACGACGTCGCCGACAATCTCAGAGGGTGGGCCGACGGCGCCCGGAGGCGCGTGCGGAGATCTGCCACGGGTGTCGACGCCAGTTGCCTGGGTACGCCGGCGGCGGCGGGACGGGGCTGGGAAGGCGCCGCCGGCTGGAGATTGATTGCCGGGAGGCCGAGCCGCCCAACTCAGCAGCCTCGGAGCATCTCCTTCTGA